The segment CAGCTCACCCGCCGGTTCGCCGGCAACCCGCAGTTCGAGGTGGCGAACCACAGTTACGAGCACGCGGCGTTCACCGCCGGCTGCTACACGCTGCCTCAGCTGCCGCCCGGCGCGATGACCGAGGATGTCGCCAAGACGTTCCGGGTGCTGGAGCCGTACGGCGGACGGCAGACCCGCTACTTCCGCTTCCCGGGCCTGTGTCACGACAAGGCGGCGCTGAAGGCCCTGGCCCCGCTCGGTGTCACGGTCGTCGACGGCGACGTGGTCAGCGGCGACCCGTTCGCCCGCGGCCCGGCGCCGATCGTGCGTGCCGTGCTGTCCCAGGTCAAACCCGGATCGATCATCATTCTGCACATCACCGAGGCGAACGCCCAGTACACCGACGATGCGCTGCCGAAGATCCTGGCCGGCCTGCAGCGGCGGGGACTGCGGCCCGTCATGCTGTCCGAGATGCTCGACGGTCCGTCGGGCGGCTGATCAGGAAGACCGCGAGGGTGACGGCCAGCACGACCGCGGCGCTGAGCGCGGGTGATCCGGTCGTCAGCACCGAACCGAAGACGCCGACCGCGAACAGCGAGCCGAAGGACCCGACCGAGAGCACGGAGCCGAAGGAGGCGACCGAGCCGACCGACAGCACGGAGCCGAACGAGCCGACCGACAGGATCGAGCCGACGCAACCGATCGACAGGACCGAATCCTTCGAGCAGACGCTCAGGACCGAGCCGCTCGACCGGTAGGAGAGGAAGTTCCTGGCCTGGGAAGTTTCGTTTTCGCTCATGTGACCATCGTGGCCGGTCGCCGCCGCCGTTTCATCCGTCAGCGGTCGGGTCGTGCGCCCCACCGATCGACGGATTCCGCTGCGCCGCTTTGGGGTATCCGTCTTCGATACGGGAGGGGAGGGCGACCATGGCGCTCGCACCGGTCCAGACGGCGCGGCAACTGCCGCGGTGGTCGGAGCTGCGCGACGTCGTGCAGTTCAAGAAGCCGTGGCTGAGCCGGCTGGAGCGGGCGAACTCGGTCCGCGACCTGCGTGACCTGGCCCGGCGCACCACTCCCCGCGCGGTCTTCGACTACGTGGACGGCGCGGCGGAGGAGGAGATCACGGCGGCGCGTAACGTCGCTGCCTATCGGCGGGTCACGTTCCTCTCCGAGACACTGCGCTCGGTCGCCGACCCGGATCCGAGCGTTCCCCTGCTGGGGCGGCGCATCGCCATGCCGCTGATGTTCGCGCCGACCGGCTACACGCGGATGATGCACCATCACGGCGAGGCGGCCGTCGCCGAAGTGGCTCAACACGTCGGGGTGCCGTACGCGTTGTCGACGGTGGGCTCGACGTCGATCGAGGATGTGCGGGCCGCGTCACCCGACGGCGATCTGTGGTTCCAGCTGTATCTCACCCCCGACCCGAAGGTGAACGAGGATCTGCTCTCCCGCGCCGAGGCAGCCGGGTACACGACGATTCTGCTCACCGTCGACACGACCGTCTCCGGGATGCGGCTGCGCGACGTCGTCAACGGCCTCACCATCCCGCCGACGCTCACCGCCCGGACCGTGCTGAACATGTCCCGCTTCCCGCGGTGGTGGTTCAACAAGCTGACCACCGGAGGCATGACCTTCGCCTCGCTCGCCGGCGTCCCGGGCAAACCGAGCCCGGCCGAG is part of the Actinoplanes sp. NBC_00393 genome and harbors:
- a CDS encoding polysaccharide deacetylase family protein, producing the protein MWIIGRGLAVCAVLVLAAGCGVEQPIAPEPAPEAAPSSVSAPVLESAPAPVVTPGAGRTGVKPPVVQHGPRDRDVVSLTFDADMTDAMAARLRSGAVSSYANLALLKLLERRKIPATFFVTGQWAEQYPQLTRRFAGNPQFEVANHSYEHAAFTAGCYTLPQLPPGAMTEDVAKTFRVLEPYGGRQTRYFRFPGLCHDKAALKALAPLGVTVVDGDVVSGDPFARGPAPIVRAVLSQVKPGSIIILHITEANAQYTDDALPKILAGLQRRGLRPVMLSEMLDGPSGG
- a CDS encoding alpha-hydroxy acid oxidase, whose translation is MALAPVQTARQLPRWSELRDVVQFKKPWLSRLERANSVRDLRDLARRTTPRAVFDYVDGAAEEEITAARNVAAYRRVTFLSETLRSVADPDPSVPLLGRRIAMPLMFAPTGYTRMMHHHGEAAVAEVAQHVGVPYALSTVGSTSIEDVRAASPDGDLWFQLYLTPDPKVNEDLLSRAEAAGYTTILLTVDTTVSGMRLRDVVNGLTIPPTLTARTVLNMSRFPRWWFNKLTTGGMTFASLAGVPGKPSPAEVASMMFDPGLDLQALDRLRVRWRGNLVVKGVTTPASAREALERGADGVVVSNHGGRQLDRSPATLDVLPAIRAELGPAATVLIDGGVLHGQDILAARALGADAVMIGRAYLYGLMAGGRDGVLRTVELLAGEYQRSMQLLGVRRSEDLSGRHVAFHPSLSDLGSHDGQYPLSGGFLPDQVPARTRGAGDAGAAGELP